The following coding sequences lie in one Miscanthus floridulus cultivar M001 chromosome 9, ASM1932011v1, whole genome shotgun sequence genomic window:
- the LOC136479641 gene encoding uncharacterized mitochondrial protein AtMg00810-like → MAYLLLYVDDIVLTASSAGFLKHIIAALQREFAMTDMGQLHHFLGISVTRSADGLFLPQRQYSQDILERARMSACKPCSTPVDLHSKLSADGPPVADATQYRSLAGALNPVQHQRTKHVEIDLHFVREKVALGHVRVLHVPTTSQYADVFTKGLPTSLFQEFRFSLNVSDAPD, encoded by the exons ATGGCCTACTTACtgctatatgtcgatgacattgtCCTCACCGCCTCCTCTGCTGGATTTCTCAAGCACATCATTGCGGCTCTCCAACGTGAGTTTGCTATGACGGATATGGGTCAGCTACATCACTTTCTGGGCATTTCTGTGACACGCTCTGCAGATGGTCTGTTTCTTCCTCAGCGGCAGTACAGTCAAGATATTTTGGAGCGCGCCCGGATGAGTGCGTGCAAGCCGTGCAGCACGCCTGTTGATCTACACTCCAAATTATCTGCTGATGGACCGCCTGTTGCTGACGCTACACAGTACCGCAGCCTAGCTGGCGCTCT CAACCCAGTGCAGCATCAGCGGACAAAGCATGTTGAGATTGATCTCCATTTTGTTCGAGAGAAGGTCGCCCTCGGTCACGTTCGGGTCCTACATGTTCCTACGACATCGCAGTACGCCGACGTCTTTACCAAGGGCCTTCCTACCTCACTTTTTCAGGAGTTTCGGTTCAGCCTGAATGTTAGCGATGCTCCTGATTAG